One genomic region from Jilunia laotingensis encodes:
- the hydF gene encoding [FeFe] hydrogenase H-cluster maturation GTPase HydF: MSFIQTPNSNRLHIALFGRRNSGKSSLVNALAGQDVTLVSDTPGTTTDPVLKAMEIHGIGPCLFIDTPGYDDEGELGKQRVERTLQIVEKTDIALLLCNKENGDIPSDLTEDIYWIELLKKKKIPVIPLVNKADTSDYATLNVSAIKKHTSSSPLFVSAKTGHGIELIRQAIIRCLPEDFDAQSITGTLITEDDLVLLVMPQDVQAPKGRLILPQAQTLRELLDKKCITICCTTDKLPNTLQALSRPPKLIITDSQVFKTVYEQKPKESKLTSFSVLFAAYKGDIDYYVESAKHIENLNKSSCILIAEACTHAPLSEDIGRVKLPQLLRKRIGEELQIDIVSGNDFPPDLSKYSLIIQCGACMFNRKYVLNRIEQAKKQQIPMTNYGIAIAFINNILDKIEY, encoded by the coding sequence ATGAGCTTCATTCAAACCCCAAACTCCAATCGCCTGCATATCGCCCTTTTCGGACGACGTAACAGTGGGAAATCATCCTTGGTCAATGCATTGGCAGGACAAGATGTTACCCTTGTATCAGACACGCCCGGAACAACTACCGATCCGGTTTTAAAAGCAATGGAAATCCACGGCATAGGTCCCTGCCTCTTTATCGACACTCCAGGCTATGATGATGAAGGTGAATTAGGTAAGCAACGCGTTGAACGCACCTTGCAAATTGTAGAAAAAACTGATATTGCCCTTCTGCTTTGCAATAAAGAAAATGGAGATATTCCATCGGACTTAACGGAAGACATCTATTGGATCGAACTGCTGAAAAAAAAGAAAATCCCAGTTATCCCGCTAGTAAATAAAGCAGATACCTCGGACTATGCCACGCTAAATGTTTCTGCTATCAAAAAACATACATCTTCCTCTCCGCTTTTTGTAAGTGCCAAGACCGGGCATGGAATAGAACTCATTCGTCAAGCCATCATTCGTTGCTTGCCGGAAGACTTTGATGCACAAAGTATCACAGGCACTTTGATCACCGAGGATGATTTGGTTCTTCTTGTCATGCCACAGGATGTCCAAGCACCAAAAGGCAGACTCATTCTGCCGCAAGCGCAGACACTTCGTGAGCTGTTGGATAAAAAATGTATCACGATATGTTGTACCACAGATAAATTGCCAAATACATTACAAGCCCTTTCACGTCCTCCAAAACTGATCATCACAGACTCACAAGTGTTCAAAACCGTATACGAACAGAAACCCAAGGAGAGTAAATTAACTTCATTTTCCGTACTGTTTGCTGCGTATAAAGGAGACATCGACTATTATGTGGAAAGTGCAAAACACATTGAAAATCTAAATAAATCATCCTGTATACTCATAGCGGAAGCTTGCACACATGCTCCTCTTTCGGAAGATATAGGACGAGTCAAATTACCACAGCTTCTAAGAAAGAGAATTGGAGAAGAACTACAAATAGACATAGTCTCCGGCAATGATTTCCCACCCGATCTCAGCAAATATAGCCTAATTATTCAGTGCGGAGCTTGCATGTTCAACAGAAAATATGTACTCAATCGGATAGAACAGGCAAAAAAGCAA
- the hydG gene encoding [FeFe] hydrogenase H-cluster radical SAM maturase HydG, translated as MYKVNSSQAEEFINHQEILDTLEYARANKSNRKLIEQLIDKAALCKGLSHREAALLLECDQQDLIDRIFHLAKEIKQKFYGNRIVMFAPLYLSNYCVNGCTYCPYHLKNKTIARKKLSQEEIRREVIALQDMGHKRLALETGEHPVLNPIEYVLESIETIYSIHHKNGAIRRVNVNIAATTVENYRKLRDAGIGTYILFQETYHKENYEILHPTGPKSNYAYHTEAMDRAMEGGIDDVGIGVLFGLNTYRYDFTGLLMHAEHLESRFGVGPHTISVPRICPADDIDTSDFPNSISDDIFRRIVAVIRIAVPYTGMIISTRESQESRRQVLDIGISQISGGSRTSVGGYAEEELPSKNSAQFDLNDRRTLDEIVSWLLDLGYIPSFCTACYRAGRTGDRFMSLVKSGQIANCCGPNALMTLKEYLEDYASPETRIKGEQLINREASSIPNPKIKEIALRNLKEIAEGKRDFRF; from the coding sequence ATGTATAAAGTTAATTCATCTCAGGCTGAAGAATTTATCAACCATCAAGAAATTCTTGACACGCTGGAGTATGCCCGTGCCAATAAAAGTAACCGTAAACTAATAGAACAATTGATCGACAAGGCCGCTTTATGTAAAGGATTGAGCCATCGCGAAGCTGCACTCCTTTTGGAATGCGACCAACAAGATCTTATCGACCGCATTTTCCATTTAGCTAAAGAAATTAAGCAGAAGTTCTATGGAAACCGGATCGTTATGTTCGCTCCGCTTTATCTTTCTAATTACTGTGTCAACGGTTGTACTTACTGTCCGTATCATCTTAAGAATAAGACAATAGCACGTAAAAAACTGAGTCAAGAAGAAATTCGCCGAGAAGTAATCGCCTTACAAGATATGGGGCATAAACGTCTTGCCCTCGAGACGGGAGAACATCCTGTACTCAACCCGATAGAATACGTTCTGGAATCCATTGAAACCATTTATAGTATCCATCATAAAAATGGAGCAATCCGCCGGGTAAATGTGAATATCGCTGCCACTACAGTAGAGAATTATCGTAAGTTACGCGATGCAGGTATCGGTACATATATCCTTTTTCAAGAAACGTACCACAAAGAAAATTACGAAATCCTCCATCCCACCGGACCTAAAAGCAATTATGCATACCACACCGAAGCAATGGATCGCGCGATGGAAGGTGGCATCGATGATGTCGGTATAGGTGTACTATTCGGGCTCAACACTTATCGTTATGACTTCACCGGACTATTGATGCACGCTGAACATTTGGAATCGCGGTTCGGAGTGGGGCCACACACCATCAGTGTACCACGTATTTGTCCGGCTGACGATATCGACACATCCGACTTCCCAAACTCAATTTCAGACGACATATTCCGCCGCATCGTTGCTGTAATCCGCATTGCGGTACCTTATACGGGAATGATCATCTCCACCCGTGAGTCACAGGAATCACGTCGGCAAGTACTCGATATCGGCATTTCACAAATCAGTGGCGGCTCGCGAACCAGTGTAGGTGGATATGCCGAAGAAGAACTACCGTCGAAGAACTCTGCCCAGTTCGACCTGAACGATCGACGTACATTGGACGAAATTGTCAGTTGGCTACTCGACTTGGGATATATCCCCAGTTTCTGTACAGCTTGTTATCGTGCCGGACGTACAGGAGATCGCTTTATGTCATTAGTAAAATCAGGACAAATAGCCAATTGTTGCGGTCCCAATGCACTGATGACATTGAAGGAATACCTTGAGGATTATGCATCACCGGAAACACGTATCAAAGGTGAACAATTGATTAACCGAGAGGCATCAAGCATACCTAATCCCAAAATTAAAGAGATAGCCCTACGCAATTTGAAAGAAATAGCAGAAGGCAAAAGAGACTTTAGATTCTGA
- the hydE gene encoding [FeFe] hydrogenase H-cluster radical SAM maturase HydE — protein MKQWVDRLRIEKSLPSEGYRALLTCRDAETMEYLHRQAREVAYTYFGNRIYIRGLIEISNCCRNNCYYCGIRKGNTHIERYRLSQETILECCTQGYELGFRTFVLQGGEDRLQSADWIEETVSIIRKQFPDCAITLSLGEYPPEEYKRFFRAGANRYLLRHETYNQEHYSLLHPVEMSWKHRISCLESLKNIGFQTGTGIMVGSPGQTVEHLIDDIHFISRLRPEMIGIGPFIPHQDTPFGNQPAGSIEQTLILLSIFRLMHPNALIPATTALATLAPNGREKGILAGANVVMPNLSPGNERKKYELYNNKASLGAEAAEGLSILRKQLQTIGYEISTEKGDFWKREN, from the coding sequence ATGAAACAATGGGTTGACAGACTAAGAATAGAAAAATCCTTACCATCTGAAGGGTATAGGGCTTTATTAACTTGCCGGGATGCAGAAACAATGGAATATCTGCATCGGCAAGCTAGAGAAGTTGCTTATACCTATTTCGGAAACCGCATTTATATTCGGGGGCTAATTGAAATAAGTAATTGCTGCCGGAACAACTGCTATTACTGTGGGATACGAAAAGGCAATACACATATAGAGAGATATCGGTTGAGTCAGGAGACCATTCTCGAATGTTGCACCCAAGGATATGAATTGGGATTCCGAACTTTCGTCCTCCAAGGAGGTGAAGACAGATTACAATCGGCAGACTGGATAGAAGAAACTGTTTCTATCATCCGAAAACAATTTCCCGATTGTGCCATAACACTTTCACTGGGTGAATATCCACCAGAAGAATACAAGCGTTTCTTCCGAGCCGGAGCCAATCGTTATTTGTTACGGCATGAGACATACAATCAAGAACACTATAGCCTGCTTCATCCGGTAGAAATGTCTTGGAAGCATCGTATCTCATGTTTGGAATCTCTCAAAAACATCGGGTTTCAAACGGGCACAGGTATTATGGTAGGCAGCCCGGGACAGACAGTGGAACATCTTATAGATGATATCCATTTTATCAGCCGCCTTCGTCCGGAAATGATAGGGATCGGTCCCTTTATCCCCCATCAAGATACTCCTTTTGGGAATCAGCCGGCAGGAAGTATAGAGCAAACCTTGATCCTACTTTCCATATTCCGACTAATGCACCCTAATGCACTGATCCCCGCCACTACGGCTCTTGCAACGCTTGCACCGAATGGTCGGGAAAAAGGGATACTAGCCGGGGCTAACGTGGTGATGCCCAATTTATCGCCCGGCAATGAACGAAAAAAATATGAATTGTATAACAATAAAGCTTCCCTTGGTGCCGAAGCCGCTGAAGGTTTATCTATTCTGCGCAAGCAGCTACAAACCATCGGATATGAAATTTCGACAGAAAAAGGAGACTTTTGGAAAAGGGAAAATTGA
- a CDS encoding monomeric [FeFe] hydrogenase, with amino-acid sequence MAFTNNVMIVRHKLLADLVRLWKQNELIEQIDRLPIKLSPRKSKPLGRCCVHKERAVWKYKCLPLLGMDMADEKDELDPLSHYAQLALERREQMKENILCVIDEACSSCVQINYEITNLCRGCVARSCYMNCPKDAIRFKKNGKAMIDHEACVSCGICHKSCPYHAIVYIPVPCEESCPVKAISKDEQGIEHIDENKCIYCGKCMNACPFGAIFELSQSFDVLQGIRRGEKMVAIIAPAILGQFKTTIEHVYGAFREMGFADVIEVAQGAMDTTSNEAHELLEKLEEGQAFMTTSCCPSYIELVEKHIPDMKPYVSTTGSPMFYTARIAKAKHPDAKIVFVGPCVAKRKEIRRDEAVDYILTFEEVGSILDGLDIQLEQTQPFSLVYNSVREAHGFAQAGGVMGAVKAYLKDEADKINAIQVSDINKKNIALLRACAKTGKASGQFIEVMACEGGCITGPSTHTDIVSGRRQLMQDLLKRKESYETMG; translated from the coding sequence ATGGCATTTACTAACAACGTTATGATCGTCCGTCACAAATTGTTGGCAGACCTTGTAAGACTTTGGAAACAAAATGAGTTAATCGAACAAATAGACCGGCTTCCTATCAAGTTGAGTCCCCGCAAATCGAAGCCTTTAGGGCGTTGCTGTGTACACAAAGAAAGAGCTGTATGGAAATATAAATGTCTGCCGCTTTTAGGCATGGACATGGCGGATGAAAAGGACGAACTCGACCCGCTATCTCATTATGCACAATTGGCACTCGAGCGACGCGAACAAATGAAGGAAAATATTCTTTGTGTAATCGATGAGGCCTGTTCATCCTGTGTACAAATCAATTATGAGATAACCAACCTTTGTCGCGGTTGTGTAGCTCGAAGTTGTTACATGAACTGTCCGAAAGATGCCATACGCTTCAAGAAAAACGGAAAAGCAATGATTGACCATGAAGCTTGCGTCAGTTGCGGCATCTGCCATAAAAGTTGTCCTTACCATGCAATCGTATACATACCCGTTCCCTGCGAAGAATCTTGTCCGGTAAAAGCGATCAGCAAAGATGAACAAGGAATAGAACATATCGATGAAAATAAATGTATCTATTGCGGAAAGTGTATGAATGCATGCCCATTCGGTGCTATCTTCGAACTTTCACAATCTTTCGATGTATTGCAAGGTATCCGCAGAGGTGAAAAAATGGTAGCCATCATCGCTCCTGCCATCCTCGGACAATTCAAAACAACCATTGAACATGTTTATGGTGCATTTCGTGAAATGGGATTTGCAGATGTAATTGAAGTGGCACAAGGAGCTATGGATACTACCAGCAACGAAGCCCATGAACTTTTGGAAAAGTTGGAAGAAGGACAAGCATTTATGACAACTTCTTGTTGTCCCTCGTATATCGAATTGGTTGAAAAACACATACCCGACATGAAACCGTATGTATCGACTACCGGATCACCGATGTTTTATACTGCCCGTATAGCAAAAGCAAAGCATCCGGATGCAAAAATCGTTTTTGTAGGGCCATGCGTTGCCAAACGTAAAGAAATTCGTCGGGATGAAGCGGTGGACTATATCCTCACTTTTGAAGAGGTTGGTTCTATTCTTGACGGATTGGATATTCAATTGGAACAGACCCAACCTTTCTCCCTCGTTTACAATTCGGTACGCGAAGCGCACGGATTTGCACAAGCAGGAGGAGTAATGGGAGCAGTCAAAGCTTATCTGAAAGATGAAGCTGATAAAATAAATGCCATCCAAGTATCGGATATTAACAAAAAGAACATAGCATTACTGCGTGCCTGTGCGAAAACCGGTAAAGCATCCGGTCAATTCATCGAAGTAATGGCTTGCGAAGGGGGATGTATCACAGGACCTAGTACACACACCGATATTGTTTCCGGTCGCCGTCAATTGATGCAAGACCTGCTCAAGCGAAAGGAATCTTATGAAACAATGGGTTGA
- a CDS encoding IS5-like element IS1169 family transposase, whose product MNKLSRYRKLRYNQLFESENRELRLNEMGNPLEVLSQYVDFEIFRPTLESALFTGERKSNAGRPPIDCVLMFKVLFLQRYYGLSDHQIEYQIVDRTSFRKFLGIECVDDVPDEKTVWKYRELLTNTGVYDKLFSEFHSFMESKGLQFNEGRIIDASFVIAPRQRNTRDENEQIKQGAGDKLWNDNPHKKCHKDVDARWTKKRDETFYGYKQHTKVEKRNKIILSYDTTSAEVHDSKGFEGLLDEKDEGKDLYLDAGYVGQEEIVKQHKMNPIICEKGYRNRPLTKEQKSDNRKKSKTRCLVEHVFGFEEQTMRGLVVRTVGLIRAKANVAFTSLVYNISRYTQIIRLKPELLG is encoded by the coding sequence ATGAACAAGTTATCCCGATACCGTAAGCTTCGTTATAATCAACTATTTGAGTCAGAGAATCGTGAATTGCGTTTGAATGAAATGGGCAATCCTCTTGAAGTGTTGTCTCAGTATGTTGATTTTGAGATCTTTCGTCCTACTCTTGAATCAGCCCTTTTTACCGGAGAGCGCAAAAGTAATGCCGGTCGTCCGCCGATAGACTGTGTGCTGATGTTCAAGGTCTTGTTTCTTCAGCGTTATTATGGTTTGAGTGACCATCAGATAGAGTATCAGATAGTTGACCGTACGAGTTTCCGCAAGTTTCTTGGTATTGAATGTGTTGACGATGTTCCTGACGAGAAGACGGTGTGGAAGTATCGCGAACTCCTGACAAATACAGGCGTTTATGACAAGCTTTTTTCGGAATTTCATAGTTTCATGGAAAGTAAGGGTCTGCAATTCAATGAGGGTCGCATCATTGATGCCAGTTTTGTTATTGCCCCTCGCCAACGTAACACCCGTGATGAAAATGAGCAGATAAAACAGGGAGCGGGTGATAAGTTGTGGAATGACAATCCCCACAAGAAGTGCCACAAGGATGTAGATGCCCGCTGGACAAAGAAGCGTGATGAGACTTTTTACGGCTACAAGCAGCATACTAAAGTTGAGAAACGCAATAAGATCATACTTTCTTATGATACCACGTCGGCAGAAGTGCATGATTCCAAAGGCTTTGAAGGACTGCTGGATGAAAAAGACGAAGGCAAGGACTTGTATTTGGACGCCGGTTATGTCGGACAAGAGGAGATTGTAAAACAGCATAAGATGAATCCGATAATTTGCGAAAAGGGCTACCGTAACCGTCCGCTTACCAAGGAGCAGAAATCAGACAATAGGAAAAAATCCAAGACACGTTGCCTTGTCGAGCATGTATTCGGGTTTGAGGAACAAACCATGCGTGGACTTGTGGTGCGTACAGTAGGGCTTATTCGTGCTAAAGCCAATGTAGCATTCACCAGTCTTGTGTATAACATCAGTCGTTACACGCAAATAATCAGGCTGAAACCTGAGTTGTTGGGGTGA